CCGTCGGGCCAGCGCTGCGCGAGCCCTTGGGTCGCCGTCACCAACGTCCGAAAGCTGCACACGAAAATCTCGGTTGTTTGCGATTAGCGCCTGTGCATCTATCAGTTCCTGGCAAAGATCATCGTACTTATCGTCGTTTATTGCAGCGAGGATATGCGCGTCAAGCCCCAGGTCGGCCAGTGCCGCTGAGTACTCAGCCGGCACAGACCAGTGATCCGCGACCAGCGCACTCATGACCTCAAAGGCCGCGGACGAGGTGGAGGAACGAAAAACATTCTCTACCAGCGTCTGTTTGTCCTCGGTCGTTCGCGAGGGATCCGTCAGGGCCAAAAGCAACGATGAGTTGGCATTTAGCAGATCGGCGGCACCAAAAAGGTCCTCGCCTATCTCTTTACCATCGGCACCACTGTTGACGGCCTTCACGATCATCTCGTAAGCCGTCTCATAGGTGCTTCGCTGCATGTGGCTCATTACGCACCGACCTTCGGACTGTCCGACTTGGCGTCTTTTAGGTCGTTCTCTAGTTCATCCATGAAGCGGTCAATCACACGAGCCGAAAGCGCCTGATCCTTCAACTGTTCACCGACAATGCGCTCCGCGAGTTCAGTGGCCAGTTCACCGACGTCCGCTCGAAGCGAGACAAACGCAGCCTGACGTTCTGCCTCAATCTGCCGCTTTGAGGTGTCGGCAATGCGGGCCGCCTCGGCACTCGCTTGCATTCGCGCCTCCGCGACAATTCTCTTGGCATCCTCGTTCGCATCTTCGCGAATGCTCCGCGCATTCTCGGCAGCTTCCCGAAGCAGATCTTCACGTTCACGCTTCGCCAGGGCTGCGTCTTCTTGAGCGCGGCTCGCTGCACTAAGTCCCTCGTCGATCAGTTCTCTACGCTCGTCGATCATGGCGTAGATCTTGGGCAGCGCCCAACCGATGACCAGCCAGATCACCAGAGCCGCAACAGCTGCCCAGAAGATCTCGTACAGAGGCGGAATCAGAACTTCCATTCCGCGAACATCCGCCTCTGAGGCTGCAGGAAGTAGAACAGAGCGAATCATCAGATAATGAAGGTCAGGATAAAGCCGAACAGGGCTAGCGCCTCAACCAGTGACGCACCGATGATCATGTTCGTGAACAGGCGTCCCGCTACCTCGGGCTGACGTGCGGTAGCTTCCTGGGTCTTGCCAACCAACATGCCAATGCCAAGGGCAGGGCCGAGTGTGGCCAGGCCGTAGCCCAGGAGGGTAATAGAACCGGTCATTTCGCGTTCCTTCTTTTATTTGTTGGGTTCAGTGGGATTCCACGGACATCTTGATATAAACGGCCGTGAGGATAGTGAAAACGTACGCTTGAAGTGCAGCTACAAATATCTCGAACAACGTCGCGACGATCGAGGCTCCAAAAGTCAGTATTGCCAACGGCTTCATGAACATTGTCGCCAACAGCAGTGTCTGCGTCCCAAAGTAGCTGAGAGCAAGCAGCATGTGCCCAGCCATCATGTTAGCCAGAAGACGAATCGCCAGAGTGAGCGGGCGAATTACAAAAGTAGAAATGAACTCGATAGGAGTTAGCAGGATATACAGCGGCCAGGGCACTCCCGGAGGAAACAGTTGCTCTCGAAGAAACCTGGCGCCTCCACGGGCCTTGATGCCAGCAACAATAAAGGTCACGTAAGCAACCACGGCGAAGGTAATCGGCACCGCAACGACGGAAGAAGCCGCGATGTCTATTCCGGGGATGATTCCCGTCAGGTTCATTCCCAAAACACCAAAGAACACGAAACCCAAAATCGTCGAGTATCGCTTCCCGCGGCTAGTTCCCAACAGCTCAACGCCGATGCTGTCGCGGACAAATCCCGCCAGGAACTCCATAATCCACTGCGTCCGACCCGGACGCATTTTGAGGTTCCTCGCGATGAGGTAGAAGACGATTACTAGGGTCACGGCAACCAACAGGCGAGCGATCACGAGGCGGCTCATCTGGAACGGAGTGCCCTCGAACAGCACCGGTTCCGGGAAGAAGTCACCCAATCCGGGCTGATGAACCACATACTGTGGATCTCTCGCGGGCGAAAGGAGACCCGGAACAAAGGTGATTGCGATGACGGCGAGCAGTACACCTAGTCCGACCCACCACCATGTGGGTTTCGGAGCTTTCTTACCCGCCCGATTCTGGTTCTCTTTAGACAGGGTGCTTGAGGTTTCGACCTCACTAACAGCCAGCGCGCTGGAAGACAGGGGGCACCTCCGTCGAATGTCCGGTGTCAAATCTTCAAAGTCAAAACGTGGCCGTCAGAACCGGAGAAACTGGGGCCTTGTACCACTTCGGGACCTCATTATGTTAGCAGTATCTAGGACATTGGTCAGGCGAATGTATTCCCATCATCGGACTTTCGTCCCGGGATCATAAAAGCCCAGAGCTGAACAATCATTCCGACCAGGACGGCAGCGGCCGCCATCAACGCAACCAGCTTAACGTCCAGAACATCAAGGTTTCGCGCCGCTATCAGGCCAGCTGCAACCAGAGCAATCTTGACCACGTAGTCGAGTGCAATCGGTCCGACCGAGAGGCTCTCGGTCTTTGCTGCAACCCGGGTCGTGGCGAGACTCACGCCAAACATGGCGAGCGCAACTACCAGTCCGACCAAGACTGAAGGCCAGGGATGGGACGGCAGAAATAGACCTAGTAGAGTCGCCGCCGCAATGAATCCAATCGAAGTCCAGAAAAGCCCACTAGTCAGTCGACGCAGACTGCGAGAGACACGCAAACCCTGACTCACTGTTTGTCCTCGTTCTTTGTTTGTGAGTGCTCATGTTCTGAGCGCATTAGCGGATACCAGACACCGAGACCGGCACGGGAAATAACCTCCACACCGTCGTCAATAGCGACCTTGCCACCGGGAGTTCCGGTTCCCCTTACTCCGGCTTTGCGCCTGCGGTGGCCCGGAAACTGGTACGCGGTGGCTATGATCGTCCCGACCAAGAACGGTAATGCCCAGAGCAAAACTTCGTTCGTCGGAAGAATAAGTGCCAGGATCGCAACGGTGCATACCAGGGCGGTCCAGGCGTACATTATCAGGACTACGCCTCGATGTGAGTGTCCCTGCACCAGCAACCTGTCATGAAGGTGGGTACGGTCAGCTGTAACAGGACTCTTTCCATGGAGCATTCGCAGTGCCGGAGTAATCACCAAATCGGCAAGCGGAATGATCAGTACCGCCATCGGAATAATCAGCGGCATCCACGTTGCCGCCGCCGAATCGTCGGTGAGCAACATGGGATTCACCTGTCCCGTAACAATGATGGCTGCCGAGCCCAGGACTAGGCCAAGAACCATTGCCCCCGAATCACCCATGAAGATCGAGGCCGGATGGAAGTTGAACCAAAGGAATGCCATGCAGGCTCCCGCTAGCGCTATCGTCACGATGGCGGCGCCGGTGACGTACGTAGGCTCCCCCATTAGGCGCTGCAGGATATAGGAATAGGCAAAGAATCCCAGCGAACCGATTGCGATCACGCCCGAAGCCAGCCCATCAAGTCCGTCAACGAAATTCACCGCGTTCATTATCGCCACAAGAATAAGGGCCGAGATCAGGATCGAGAGGCGTGAGGAGCCGATAGTGACCCCGAACAGCGGAATGTTAATCAATTGGACACCGGCGGTTGCCATTCCGCCAGCAACCAAGAACTGACCGGCCAGCTTGGTCATCCAGTCCAGTTCCCATATGTCGTCCACTGCGCCAAGTAGACAGATTGCCACCGATCCGACAAGCACGGCCCACAGCGCAGGAGATGCCGAGTAAACCGGCTTGAAATAGGGGATCGAATAACCGACCAGAATCGTCAGAGTAATCCCGCCCGTCAACGCAATCCCGCCCAGCCTGGGGATTGGAGTTGCGTGTACGTCGCGCTCGCGCAATGGGGTTAGAACGTTGAACCCCAGGGCAATTCGCCTGACCACTGGCGTGAGTACGAGGGTTGCCGCCGTTGAGATAAGTAGCAGCAACAGGTAAAGTCTCACTCCCTCACCCCCTCCTCGCTACCGCCCTCAGCTGGTCTAAGCCTACGGTGCCTTCGCGCAGTACCCGTATCTCTCCACCTGTAACATCCGCGATTGTCGAAGGAACTCCGATTCGGGAGGGACCCCCATCAACGTATACAGCTACTTCATCACCGAAGATTTCGCGTGCCCGAAACACAGATTCTGCGGGAGCCTGGCCGCTTCGATTGGCTGAGGTCACCGCAAGCGGTCCCGCAACTCTCAGCAACTCGAGGGCGACCGGATGATCGGGCATCCGCAGCGCAACCGTGTCACCTTTCTGCGACATGTCCCAGCCGAAATCACGCGCCGCCTTGACCACCAAAGTAAGCGCCCCGGGCCAGAACTTCCGCGCAATTCGTAGGGCCGCTTCGCGGGCCGTCTCGGAGTCAAAGCATCCCAGTTCAAGCAGTGATTCCACTGAGGGAACCAGCACTGGCGGCGGCATCGCCTCGTCCCTGCCCTTGGCCAACAAAAGTGCGGTGACAGCACGTGAACTCCACGGACTGCTCCCGATTCCATACACGGTATCGGTTGGAAGAACCACGAGTTCTCCCCCCTCGACTGCTTCCCGAAAACTACTCCTCAGCCGGGAACTCACGTAATCCATCACTCACGATCCTCCAGGATGTCGGCCCCTTTCGTTGCGACCAAGAACCTCGGTCGTCCAGCCAGGTCGTACCGGGTCGAAGTGATGGTGAAGCCCACCGACAGCGCGTGTTCACAAAGAGAATGACCCTGTCGCTCCCCGTGCTCCATGACCAGCGTTCCGTCCCTTTTCAGCAACTCAAAAGCGCGACCGATGATGCCACGCGGGATAACGAGTCCGTCCTCTCCCCCACCGTAGAGGGCCATCTCAGGATCGGCCAACGCTTCTGGTTGGGTTGGTCTGTCCGCCAGCCCAACGTACGGAGGGTTAGAAACCACTAGATCCAGCGTGCCATCGAGCTCAGGTAGAGCATCGAGCGCGTCTGCGAGCACGGTGATCACCCTGTCATCCCCAACC
The sequence above is a segment of the Actinomycetaceae bacterium MB13-C1-2 genome. Coding sequences within it:
- the atpB gene encoding F0F1 ATP synthase subunit A; amino-acid sequence: MTPDIRRRCPLSSSALAVSEVETSSTLSKENQNRAGKKAPKPTWWWVGLGVLLAVIAITFVPGLLSPARDPQYVVHQPGLGDFFPEPVLFEGTPFQMSRLVIARLLVAVTLVIVFYLIARNLKMRPGRTQWIMEFLAGFVRDSIGVELLGTSRGKRYSTILGFVFFGVLGMNLTGIIPGIDIAASSVVAVPITFAVVAYVTFIVAGIKARGGARFLREQLFPPGVPWPLYILLTPIEFISTFVIRPLTLAIRLLANMMAGHMLLALSYFGTQTLLLATMFMKPLAILTFGASIVATLFEIFVAALQAYVFTILTAVYIKMSVESH
- a CDS encoding F0F1 ATP synthase subunit B: MIRSVLLPAASEADVRGMEVLIPPLYEIFWAAVAALVIWLVIGWALPKIYAMIDERRELIDEGLSAASRAQEDAALAKREREDLLREAAENARSIREDANEDAKRIVAEARMQASAEAARIADTSKRQIEAERQAAFVSLRADVGELATELAERIVGEQLKDQALSARVIDRFMDELENDLKDAKSDSPKVGA
- a CDS encoding F0F1 ATP synthase subunit delta, yielding MSHMQRSTYETAYEMIVKAVNSGADGKEIGEDLFGAADLLNANSSLLLALTDPSRTTEDKQTLVENVFRSSTSSAAFEVMSALVADHWSVPAEYSAALADLGLDAHILAAINDDKYDDLCQELIDAQALIANNRDFRVQLSDVGDGDPRARAALARRVFSGHVSKVTERLLSRAAFSTPYGQLLQTLRSYADRAAAATGKQLVVAYTAKSLTEEQYYRLARLASFRWNSAVQLATVVEPSLLGGFRLDAGDESVDTTVRRDLIAARSVLTR
- the atpE gene encoding ATP synthase F0 subunit C yields the protein MTGSITLLGYGLATLGPALGIGMLVGKTQEATARQPEVAGRLFTNMIIGASLVEALALFGFILTFII
- a CDS encoding L-threonylcarbamoyladenylate synthase; its protein translation is MDYVSSRLRSSFREAVEGGELVVLPTDTVYGIGSSPWSSRAVTALLLAKGRDEAMPPPVLVPSVESLLELGCFDSETAREAALRIARKFWPGALTLVVKAARDFGWDMSQKGDTVALRMPDHPVALELLRVAGPLAVTSANRSGQAPAESVFRAREIFGDEVAVYVDGGPSRIGVPSTIADVTGGEIRVLREGTVGLDQLRAVARRG
- a CDS encoding MraY family glycosyltransferase, which translates into the protein MRLYLLLLLISTAATLVLTPVVRRIALGFNVLTPLRERDVHATPIPRLGGIALTGGITLTILVGYSIPYFKPVYSASPALWAVLVGSVAICLLGAVDDIWELDWMTKLAGQFLVAGGMATAGVQLINIPLFGVTIGSSRLSILISALILVAIMNAVNFVDGLDGLASGVIAIGSLGFFAYSYILQRLMGEPTYVTGAAIVTIALAGACMAFLWFNFHPASIFMGDSGAMVLGLVLGSAAIIVTGQVNPMLLTDDSAAATWMPLIIPMAVLIIPLADLVITPALRMLHGKSPVTADRTHLHDRLLVQGHSHRGVVLIMYAWTALVCTVAILALILPTNEVLLWALPFLVGTIIATAYQFPGHRRRKAGVRGTGTPGGKVAIDDGVEVISRAGLGVWYPLMRSEHEHSQTKNEDKQ